CGATCCTCTTCTCGGCCGATGCTCCGCTGGCCTGCGAGGTCGACCGCACGGCGGCGGCATCGCGCCGCGTCGCCATCATCGAACGCGGCCCCCGGAGCGGATTCGTCGAGGGGGACCGTGCCGTGATCGAGACGGGCGCGGCCACGAGGGTGGTGCGCTACCCCGGATGGCCCTCGCCGCGATTCCTCCTGCAGACCTGGCGGGCGGTGGGCTGGTCGCAGGTCGTCTACACCTTCTTCGCCTCCGAGCAAGCCGTCGTTGCCGCAGTGGTCGCCCGGCTGCGCCGTCGTCGCTTCGTGGTCTCGGTCGGCGGCTACGACGTCGCCAACGTGCCCGAACACGGCTACGGACTCCCGTCACGCTTTCCCCATCGACTCGTGCCCCGCGCCGTCATGGCGCTCAGCGATCAGGTCGTGGCGTTTTCGAATGCAGCCCGCGACGAGGCGCTCGCGGCCGGGGCCGACCCCGAACGCACGACGGTGAGCTACATCGGCCTCGAACCGCGTTTCATCGACGCCCCCGCCGGCGTGGAGCGAGATCCCGAGACCGTCATCACCGTCGCCTACGTCGACGAGGTGTCGTGGTCCCGCAAGGGAATCGACCGCTTCGTCGACGCCGCCCGTAGCGACCCCTCACGGCGATATGTGCTGGTCGGAAGGGTTGCTGAGCCCGTACTCGCTGCCGGCCTGGCCGACCCGCCGCCGAACCTCATCATGACGGGGTTCGTCACCGACGAGCAGCTGCGCGACCTGCTCTGGTCGAGCGGCGTCTACGCCCAGCTCAGTTGGCACGAAGGATTCGGCGTGTCGATGGTGGAGGCGATGCAGGCCGGTTGTCGACCGGTCGTCACCACCGTCCCGGCACTCACCGAGATTGCCGGGCCCGGTGCGGTACTCAGCACGGCGCCGAGCGACGATGTGCGGGCCATCGGCCACGCCGCGGCCGAGCCCGGCGACCGGGCCGAGTGGGCCCGCTGGGCGACCGCCGTTGCGTCCATGGAGGACCGCGCCCGCGGCCTCGAGTCCGCGCTGTTCGCCACCGACTGAGGCGATTCGCCATCGGTTCGAGGCCCTAGTCTCGAACCAATGGTCCAACGTCCGCCGGCGGGTTCGATTCCCGACACGCCCGGCTCCTACCAGTTCAAGGACGCCGACGGTCGGGTGATCTATGTCGGCAAGGCGAAGAACCTGCGCGCCCGCCTGTCGAACTACTTCCAGAACCCGGCGAACCTCCACACCCGCACCCGCCAGATGGTCGAAACGGCCGACTCGGTCGAGTGGATCCAGGTGGCCAACGAGGTCGAGGCGCTGATGCTCGAGTTCTCGTTGATACAGCGTCACAAGCCGCGCTTCAACGTGCGCTACATCGACGACAAGTCGTATCCCTTCCTGTGTCTCACGACGGTCGACGAGTGGCCCCGGGCGATGGTGATGCGGGGCAAGCGCAAGAAGGGCAACCGCTATTTCGGTCCCTACGGGCAGGCCTACGCCATCCGCGACACGCTCGACCTGCTGTTGCGCACCTTTCCGATCCGGACGTGCACCGACAACAAGTTCCGCCATCACGAGAAGCTCGGCAAACCCTGTCTGCTCTTCCACATCGAGAAGTGCGCCGGCCCCTGCGTCGGCGAGGTGTCCAAGGACGACTACGACGGCATGGTCGCCGACCTCGCCTCGTTCCTCGAGGGCGACACCGACGAGATCATCGCCAAGCTCGAAGCCCAGATGCAGACCGCGTCGGCCGAGCTCGAGTTCGAGTTCGCCGCCCACCTCCGCGACCGGCTCTCCGCCGTGCGCAAGGCGGTCGAGAAGCAGCAGATGGTCTTCAACCGCAACGAGGACGTCGATGTGATCGGGCTGCACGACGACGATCTCGAGGCCGCCGTGCAGGTCTTCTACGTCCGCAAGGGCCGCGTGATGGGTCGCCGCGGGTTCGTGGTCGACAAGACGGAGGAACTCGACCGGCCCGAGCTGGTGAGCCGGGTGCTCGAGCGTCTCTACTTCGAGGACAACCCGGTCGGTTCGCCGAAGGAAGTGCTGGTGCCGGATCTGCCCAGCGACCCAGCGCTCTACGAGGAATGGCTCACGGCCGCTCGTGAGTCGCGCGTGCAGATCCGGGTGCCGCAGAGGGGCGACAAGCGGGCGCTCCAGGCCACCGTCACCCAGAACGCGCAGGAGTCGTTCAACCGCCATCGGCTCAAGCGCACCAACGACCACAACAGCCGGGCCCGAGCGTTGCGCGAGCTGCAGGACCACCTGGACCTGCCGGTCGCGCCGCTGCGCATCGAGTGCTACGACATGAGCCACATCCAGGGCACCGACTATGTGGGCTCGATGGTGGTCATGGAGGATGGGCTCCCGAAGAAGTCCGACTATCGCCGGTTCAAGATCCAGACCGTGGACGGCAACGACGACTTCGCGGCCATGGAGGAAGTACTCACCCGCCGGTTCACGGCGTATCTGAAGGATCGTGAGATCCCGGTGGAGGAGCGCGAGGGCCGCTTCTCGTACCCGCCGCAGTTGTTGGTGGTCGACGGCGGCAAGGGCCAGCTCAGCGTGGCCACCCGGGTGCTGGACACCCTCGGGCTCCGCGACGAGATCCCGGTGGTGTCGTTGGCGAAACAGTTCGAGGAGGTGTTCGTCCCGGGTCGGAGCGACTCGATCCGGCTGCCCCGCCAGTCCGAGGCGCTCTACCTCCTCCAGCGCATTCGGGACGAGAGCCACCGCTTCGCCATCACGTTTCATCGTCAACTGCGTGACAAGCGCATGACGAAATCGGCCCTCGACGGCATCGAGGGTCTCGGTCCGGCCCGCAAGAAGCGGCTCACCAAGGAACTCGGTGGGGTCAATGCGGTCAAGAACGCTGCGCTGGATGACCTCAAGAACCTGTCCTGGTTGCCCGACGAGGTAGCGGAGAACGTTTTTCGCAGTCTCCACCGTGAGACGACGAGAAATCGACGTCCACCACCCGCAGCGGGCGCCGACTAGCTCTCGAAAGTTGTTGCGGGACGAGGAGTCCTCCATGAACGACGAAGCTCACGGGAACCCGTCGGACGCCACCCCCGACAGCGTGCTGCGTCCGTTCGAGCCGCCCGCTCAGGCGCCGCTTCCCCCGGTCGAACCGTCCCGCGTCGTACCGCCCCCGCCCGTGATCCCCGCGCCGCCCGTGGATGCCGACGACGAGCCCGAGGTCGCCGCCGACGCATTCCTGGCCGCCGACCAGTCGCCCGCGGCCGACGCCTTCTTCGCCGACCACGACAGCGACACGTCATCGCCCGGCCCCGACCCCGAACCGCCCGCCGCTGACTCGAAAGCAGATGAGCTCCTGACCGAGCCCGCCGAGGTCGCCGTCCCCGTTGCCGAGGCCGAAGCGGCCTCGCCGACCGTCACGCTGCCGAAGACGGTGTTCCTCGTCGGGTTGGGCGCCCTGCTCGCGGTCATCGCGGTGTTGGCCGTGCTGTGGCAATCGAGCGCCGACGACGATCCTGCGACCGTCTCGGCCGACGATGTCACGAGTGATGGCGACTCTGCCGACACAGTGGACGAGTCGCCCGACACCACGGTCGACCTTGCGCCCGTCGATGACCCCGACACCGTGCCGTTGGCCGATCTCGACGCCGCCGAGGCCGATCTCGACGCGGTGTCCGCCGACCTGGCCACCGCCACTGCCGAGGTCGCCAGTCTCCAGTCGACGGTGGAGACGCTCGAGGCCCGACCGCCGGCGCCGCTGCCCGGCTCGTCCCTCCGGCGCATCGTCATCGGCTCGGACGCCAAGTACATCAGCACGCTGCCCACGTCCGTGGCCGTCGTCGGTGCGTTCGGCGGCGTCTCGCTCATCGATCCCGAGACGAACCGCGTCGTCGCGAATGCCAACATCGCCAACACCGCCACGCGGGTCCTGCGAACCTCCACGTCGGTCTGGCTCACCGACTACGCCGACAGTCTGCTGATCCGCGTCGATCCGGTCACGAACGCGGTGGCCGCGTTCTACCCGTTCCCCGGCCCCGACGGCATCGAGAAGGACGGCGACTCGCTCGTGGTCGCGTCGTTCGACCAGAGCTTCGTTGCCCGAGTCGACCCCAACGATGGCACGATCGTCCAGCGGGTCGACGTGGGCGGGAAGCCCACCGACATTCTGTCGCACCCCGATCACGGCCTGTGGGTCGCCCTGTTCGACACCGGCGAGATCGTGCAGATCGATCCGACGTCGTTCGAGGTCGTCGCCCGGGTCACCGTCGGTCAGGGGCCGGTCGGGCTGGCCGCCGGGCCCGCGGCGATCTGGGTCACCAACAACGAAGAGGGCACAGTGGCCAAGGTCGATCCGGCGACGGGTGAGGTCCTCCTCACCACACCGGTCGGCAACGGGCCGACCGATGCCGTGGTGGCCAACGGCTCCGTGTGGATCACGGTCACCGACGACGGCGCGCTCGCCCAGGTCGCCGCCGTCGACGGCACGGTCGAGAGCATCACGCCGCTCGGCGGCGCCAGTGCCGGCGGCGGGCCCACCGGTATCGCCGCAACCGAAGGATCGCTCTGGATCGCGATGCAGGGCGAACAGTCGGTCGTGCGGGTCGGCCTTCCCTGACGTCGCCCCGACGTCGCTCCCCGGCATCCTTGACGCATGACCGAACCGAAGTGGGACGAGCACGCCGACTGGTGGCAGCGGGAGTTCACTGACGGGGTCGACCCCGAGTACGTGGAACAGATCATCCCGCTCGCAAGGGAGCACCTCGCCGGCTTCGGCCGGGTGCTCGACGTGGGCACCGGTGAAGGCCAGATCGCCCGCGCCCTCGCGGCGGACGGCGCCGAGGTCGTCGGCCTCGACCCGACCACATCGCAGATCCGGATGGCGATCGACCGCAGTGGGGGACCGGCGTACTCCCTGGCCGGTGCCGATGGCTTGCCGATCCGCGACGCGAGCGTCGACGCGGTCGTGGTGTGTCTCGTCTTCGAACACGTCGACGGTCTCGACGAGGCGCTCGCCGAGGTCGCCCGTGTGCTGCGTCCCGGAGGTCGCTTCGTGCTGTTCCTCAACCACCCGCTTCTCCAGACTCCCGACAGCGGGATGATCGTCGATCACATGATCGAGCCGCCGGAGACCTACTGGCGTATCGGCGCCTACCTTCGCGAGGCGGTCACCGTCGAAGAGGTCCAGAAGGGCGTGTTCGTGCGCTTCGTCCATCGGCCGCTCAGCCGCTATGTCAACGGCATGCTGCGGGCCGGCATCGATCTCGTCGAGATGGTCGAGCCCGCGCCGCCACCGGGCTTCCTGGCCAAGGCGCCCGAGTACGAGGAGGACGTGGTGGTGACCACGCCGCGCCTTCTGTGCCTGGTGGGCGATCGGCGCGCCGACGCGACACTACGATCGGTGACGACGTGAGCGAACTGGTGGTGATCGCCGGGATGTCGGGCGCGGGACGCACCGTGGCCGCCGACAATCTCGAGGACCTCGGCTGGTTCGTCATGGACAACCTGCCGCCGGCGCTGATTCCGAAGGTGGCGGAGCTGGCCGACGGTTCGTCGAGTGCCGGCGACCGACTCGCCCTCGTGGTCGGCTCCGGTCGCTACCACGAGGAGATGGCGCCACTCGTGTCGCTCCTTCGGTCGAAGTTCAACCGGGTGCAGCTGATCTTTCTCGACGCATCCACCGAGGTGTTGATCCGCCGCTACGAGTCGAGTCGACGGGTCCATCCTTTCGGCAGCCCGGGAGCGGGCACACTGGTCGAGGTGATCGAGGCCGAGCGTGTGGCCCTCGAACCCCTGCGGGCCGGCGCCGACCTGGTGCTCGACACCTCTGATCTGAACGTGCACCAGCTTCGCGAGCGGATGGTCGATGCGTTCAGTGACGGTGGCGCCGGCCACACGATGCACACGACGGTCACGTCGTTCGGCTACAAGCACGGACTGCCGCTCGACGTCGACATGGTCATCGACTGCCGCTTCCTGCCCAACCCGCACTGGGTCGACGAGCTGCGTCCGCTCACCGGGCTCGACCAGGCGGTGTCCGAATACGTGCTCGAACAGTCGGTGACCGGCGCGTTCCTGTCGCGTCTCGAGCGCCTGCTCGCGCTGATCCTGCCCTTCTACGTGCAGGAGGGAAAGTCCTACCTGACGATCGCCTTCGGTTGCACCGGCGGACGGCACCGCTCCGTGGCCATCGCCGAACAGATGGCGACCGTGCTCGAACAGCTCGGACACGCGCCGGCCGTCGTCCACCGGGACGTGGGCAAGTGAGCGGTCCGAAGGTCGTCGCAATCGGTGGCGGGCACGGTCTGGCGATGTCGCTCGAGGCCATGCGTGACGTAGCCGAGGACCTCACGGCGGTGGTGTCGGTGGCCGACGACGGGGGCTCCAGCGGCCGGCTCCGTCGAGAACTCGGCATCATGGCCCCCGGCGACATGCGCCGTTGTCTCGCCGCGCTCACCCCACCGGGGCTGGTGCGCGACGCCATCGACCATCGTTTCGCTTCGGGGGCGCTCACCGGCCACTCCGCCGGCAACCTGCTCCTTGCCGCGCTGATCGAGAACGCGGAAGACCCGGTCGCGGCAATGGACGCCGCGGTCGCGATGGTGGGCGCTCGCGGGCGGATCCTGCCGGCCTGCCACTCACGGATCGACCTGCTGGCCGAGACCGGTCGCGGCGTCGTGCGCGGCCAGGTGGCCGTGTCCCGCTCCGGCGACATCCGTCGTCTCTACACCTCGCCGGCCGATCCACCGGTGCCGCTCGAGGTCGAGGCGGCCATCGCCGGCGCCGACGTGATCCTCGTCGGGCCGGGTTCGCTCTACACCTCGGTGCTGGCCGCCGCGGTGCCCGGTGTGCGGCGGGCAATCGACGCCGCCGATGGGTTGGTGGTCTACATCGCCAACCTGGGGCCCGAGTCGGGCGAGACCGACAGCTACACGCTGGCCGATCATGTCGAGGTGGTGCGGTCCCACGGGATCGAACCCGATGTCGTCCTCGCCGACACGGGCTGTGCGGTCGACACCCACATCCGTGACGTGGTCGTCACCCGTCCGCTGTGCGTGGCCGGAAGCCTCACCCACGCACCCGAACTCGTGGCGTCGGCGGTGTCGGACTTGCTCAGTGGCGTTCGCGCCTAGTCTTGTTCGCAGTTCCCAGGGGCAGAGCATCGCATGACGGCGCCAATTGTGGTTCCATCTGGCGTGGCTGAAACGCCCAGTACTCAACCAATGGAGTCCCCAACATGACCGTACGCGTCGGCATCAACGGCTTTGGCCGCATCGGCCGCAACTTCTTCCGAGCTGCCAAGGCAGCAGGCGCCGACATCGACTTCGTCGCCGTGAACGACCTCGGATCACGCGAAACGATGGCGCACCTGCTCGCCAACGACTCGGTCCACGGCAAGTTCGGCGGCAAGATCCGGGCCACCCGCGACGGCATCAACGTCGACGGCGACGTGTTGAAGGTACTGTCCGAGCGCAACCCCGAGGACCTGCCGTGGGGCGACCTCGGTGTCGACGTCGTCATCGAGTCGACCGGTTTCTTCACCTCGAAGGAAGGCGCGGGCGGACATCGCAAGGCCGGCGCACCGAAGGTGATCATCTCGGCACCGTCGGGCGACTGCGATGCCACGTTCGTCGTGGGCGTCAACGAGGACACCTACAACCCCGCTCGTCACCACGTCATCTCCAACGCCTCGTGCACGACCAACTGCTTCGTGCCGATGATCAAGGTGCTCGACGACGCGTTCGGCGTCCAGCAGGGTCTCATGACCACCACCCACGCCTACACCGGCGACCAAGCGCTGGTCGACGGTCCCCACAGCGATCTTCGTCGGGCCCGCGCCGCGGCCGTCAACATCGTGCCCACCTCCACCGGTGCCGCCCGGGCCACCGGCCTCGTGATGAAGAAGATGCAGGGCAAGCTCGACGGCACCTCGCTGCGGGTGCCGATCCCCGATGGCTCGATCACCGACTTCACCGGAATCCTGAAGAAGGACGTCAGCGTCGACCAGATCAACGCCGCCTTCAAGAAGGCCG
The genomic region above belongs to Acidimicrobiales bacterium and contains:
- a CDS encoding glycosyltransferase; this translates as MTRTAVLGWSRTRVQLDADAIVLDVGAGAWPNDAATIACDRSLDEDIHRTGRATKVDRPFVICDATALPFRDGAIDFVIASHIAEHIDDPEAFCAELARSAKAGYIETPSPLADYLLDEEYHQWRVGGADSDIRFVRKPAKRATTKWLTDRFYRVFYAGRDTGTPTYSLPGGPLGRALGFVLYLIRGVLNRTGLMHTSILFSADAPLACEVDRTAAASRRVAIIERGPRSGFVEGDRAVIETGAATRVVRYPGWPSPRFLLQTWRAVGWSQVVYTFFASEQAVVAAVVARLRRRRFVVSVGGYDVANVPEHGYGLPSRFPHRLVPRAVMALSDQVVAFSNAARDEALAAGADPERTTVSYIGLEPRFIDAPAGVERDPETVITVAYVDEVSWSRKGIDRFVDAARSDPSRRYVLVGRVAEPVLAAGLADPPPNLIMTGFVTDEQLRDLLWSSGVYAQLSWHEGFGVSMVEAMQAGCRPVVTTVPALTEIAGPGAVLSTAPSDDVRAIGHAAAEPGDRAEWARWATAVASMEDRARGLESALFATD
- the uvrC gene encoding excinuclease ABC subunit UvrC, which produces MVQRPPAGSIPDTPGSYQFKDADGRVIYVGKAKNLRARLSNYFQNPANLHTRTRQMVETADSVEWIQVANEVEALMLEFSLIQRHKPRFNVRYIDDKSYPFLCLTTVDEWPRAMVMRGKRKKGNRYFGPYGQAYAIRDTLDLLLRTFPIRTCTDNKFRHHEKLGKPCLLFHIEKCAGPCVGEVSKDDYDGMVADLASFLEGDTDEIIAKLEAQMQTASAELEFEFAAHLRDRLSAVRKAVEKQQMVFNRNEDVDVIGLHDDDLEAAVQVFYVRKGRVMGRRGFVVDKTEELDRPELVSRVLERLYFEDNPVGSPKEVLVPDLPSDPALYEEWLTAARESRVQIRVPQRGDKRALQATVTQNAQESFNRHRLKRTNDHNSRARALRELQDHLDLPVAPLRIECYDMSHIQGTDYVGSMVVMEDGLPKKSDYRRFKIQTVDGNDDFAAMEEVLTRRFTAYLKDREIPVEEREGRFSYPPQLLVVDGGKGQLSVATRVLDTLGLRDEIPVVSLAKQFEEVFVPGRSDSIRLPRQSEALYLLQRIRDESHRFAITFHRQLRDKRMTKSALDGIEGLGPARKKRLTKELGGVNAVKNAALDDLKNLSWLPDEVAENVFRSLHRETTRNRRPPPAAGAD
- a CDS encoding YncE family protein, translated to MNDEAHGNPSDATPDSVLRPFEPPAQAPLPPVEPSRVVPPPPVIPAPPVDADDEPEVAADAFLAADQSPAADAFFADHDSDTSSPGPDPEPPAADSKADELLTEPAEVAVPVAEAEAASPTVTLPKTVFLVGLGALLAVIAVLAVLWQSSADDDPATVSADDVTSDGDSADTVDESPDTTVDLAPVDDPDTVPLADLDAAEADLDAVSADLATATAEVASLQSTVETLEARPPAPLPGSSLRRIVIGSDAKYISTLPTSVAVVGAFGGVSLIDPETNRVVANANIANTATRVLRTSTSVWLTDYADSLLIRVDPVTNAVAAFYPFPGPDGIEKDGDSLVVASFDQSFVARVDPNDGTIVQRVDVGGKPTDILSHPDHGLWVALFDTGEIVQIDPTSFEVVARVTVGQGPVGLAAGPAAIWVTNNEEGTVAKVDPATGEVLLTTPVGNGPTDAVVANGSVWITVTDDGALAQVAAVDGTVESITPLGGASAGGGPTGIAATEGSLWIAMQGEQSVVRVGLP
- a CDS encoding class I SAM-dependent methyltransferase produces the protein MTEPKWDEHADWWQREFTDGVDPEYVEQIIPLAREHLAGFGRVLDVGTGEGQIARALAADGAEVVGLDPTTSQIRMAIDRSGGPAYSLAGADGLPIRDASVDAVVVCLVFEHVDGLDEALAEVARVLRPGGRFVLFLNHPLLQTPDSGMIVDHMIEPPETYWRIGAYLREAVTVEEVQKGVFVRFVHRPLSRYVNGMLRAGIDLVEMVEPAPPPGFLAKAPEYEEDVVVTTPRLLCLVGDRRADATLRSVTT
- the rapZ gene encoding RNase adapter RapZ, translated to MSELVVIAGMSGAGRTVAADNLEDLGWFVMDNLPPALIPKVAELADGSSSAGDRLALVVGSGRYHEEMAPLVSLLRSKFNRVQLIFLDASTEVLIRRYESSRRVHPFGSPGAGTLVEVIEAERVALEPLRAGADLVLDTSDLNVHQLRERMVDAFSDGGAGHTMHTTVTSFGYKHGLPLDVDMVIDCRFLPNPHWVDELRPLTGLDQAVSEYVLEQSVTGAFLSRLERLLALILPFYVQEGKSYLTIAFGCTGGRHRSVAIAEQMATVLEQLGHAPAVVHRDVGK
- a CDS encoding YvcK family protein, with amino-acid sequence MSGPKVVAIGGGHGLAMSLEAMRDVAEDLTAVVSVADDGGSSGRLRRELGIMAPGDMRRCLAALTPPGLVRDAIDHRFASGALTGHSAGNLLLAALIENAEDPVAAMDAAVAMVGARGRILPACHSRIDLLAETGRGVVRGQVAVSRSGDIRRLYTSPADPPVPLEVEAAIAGADVILVGPGSLYTSVLAAAVPGVRRAIDAADGLVVYIANLGPESGETDSYTLADHVEVVRSHGIEPDVVLADTGCAVDTHIRDVVVTRPLCVAGSLTHAPELVASAVSDLLSGVRA
- the gap gene encoding type I glyceraldehyde-3-phosphate dehydrogenase, with the protein product MTVRVGINGFGRIGRNFFRAAKAAGADIDFVAVNDLGSRETMAHLLANDSVHGKFGGKIRATRDGINVDGDVLKVLSERNPEDLPWGDLGVDVVIESTGFFTSKEGAGGHRKAGAPKVIISAPSGDCDATFVVGVNEDTYNPARHHVISNASCTTNCFVPMIKVLDDAFGVQQGLMTTTHAYTGDQALVDGPHSDLRRARAAAVNIVPTSTGAARATGLVMKKMQGKLDGTSLRVPIPDGSITDFTGILKKDVSVDQINAAFKKAATTGPLKNVLVYSEDPLVSSDIVGSPASCTFDSGLTMAQGSLVKVFGWYDNEMGYSNRLVDLAVLVGSKKAPVKKARTVKSKGPIAKKPAKKVAKKSTKKTAKRPAKKSAA